A stretch of DNA from Fibrobacter sp. UWB11:
AGTACCTTCCGCTAAATCCAGAAAGCAAGTTCTTGGAACGGTAAACTATTTCGCTACGGCTCTTGCCGGCCGGCCAAGAAATCGTGAACAGGTAGTATTCGCCGTTCACCTTTTCCATGTGAGAGCCTTCCTGCTGCACATAATAGCTGTTGGTGCCCGTCACCTGATTCACGCTTACGCCGCCAACCTTACCGCTCTTGCCACCGGCCTTCACGCCGCTGGCATCGTCATTGAGCTGCACGTAGCTGATCTGGTCGCCAGAACCATAGAACACCCAAACCGTGCCATCGTCATCGAAGAAGAGCGACGGGTCGTGATAGAACGGAAGCTGCACTTCGGACCACGGGCCATTTTCGACATCGGCGGTTTTGTACAAATGCGTTTTTCCCGTCGTGTAGGACGGAGTCAATACGTAGAAGAATCCCTTGTGGTAGCGGATGCTCGATGCCCACGAACCCTTGCCGTAAGCATCCTGGCCACCATTCAAATTGATATTATTGCCGTTCGAAAGAGTCTGGTAGGCATACCCCACCGTGCGCCACTGGGCCAAATCCGTGCTCTTGAAAACAGGCACGCCCGGCGCAAAGTGCATCGTAGTCGTCACCATGTAATAGGCATCGTCGACACGGACAATCGAGGGGTCCGGGCTATCGACATACATAATCGGGTTATTGACCTTAACGGCTGCACTATTTACCACAGCAAAAGCGGCCAAAACCACAGCCGACTTTGTCATTTTACTAAACAATCCCATAAACAACTCCTTTCCAACCAAGGCTAGATAAGATTAACAACCATAATCTACCCCATTTACATGTTGTTTACCTGCAATCGTCTACCCTTTTTATGGATTTTTTATCAATAACACCCCATTACAGCCCCACATTACAGCCCCCAAAACGCGTTTTTTGTAAAAATTCCTTTTCACAATTTTCACAACGCTTTATAATTTTTCACAACACTATTTCGCAACACCAAAGAAACATCCATCTATATTTGTGGTAGGCCTGGCAAGAGTCTCTGGATAAGGCCAGGCCGGGTGTATTAAAAGGGTTGGAAACTTTTAACTTAAAAGGAGTCGTTATGACCATGTCTAAATTCATGGCATTCACGGGAACAGTAGCTTTGCTTAGCTCACTTTCCTTCGCTTGGAGCATCAGTGGCGTTGTTCAGAAAGAAAGCGGACAGCCACTCTCTGGCGTAAAAATTAGCTCGTTCAACTTCGCAGGGTTCGAAACCGTTTCCGCAGCGGATGGTTCCTTCGCATTGAGCAATGATGGAATCGGCATTCACGGAGTAGCCGCACCGAAGGCCTCCATTACCTTCAATCACAATGTAATCAGCATTTCTAACGTTAAAGCACAAACCATCACAGTATCTGTTATGGATGCTCTTGGCAAGGTTTGCGCTTCCAAGACAGAACACAACATCGACGGCTTTATGCAGGTCGACTTGAACAAGACTATGGCAAAGGGCGCCAAGTTCCTCCGCATCAACGCCGATGGAAATCGCGCTACCTACCAGATGGGCAAAACGGTCACCCTCATGAAGGAAGGCGATCCGCTGCCGTTCTTGCAGTTCGCAAAAGATGGATACCAGAACGCCACCTACCAGGCCAAGGCCGAAATCGAAACAGGCGTCATCGTAAGGATGACCAAGGCTAGCGCCCAGTCCAGCTCTAGCAAGAAAGTTGAATCTAGCTCTTCCGCTAAGCCGGAAAGTTCTTCCGAAAAGGCAGAATCTTCTAGCAGCGCGAAGATTGAGCAAATCATCGTTGACTGTGCTGGCAAGACTGCAAAAGCCGGTGACCAGACTGTAAAATTGACCGTCAAAGGCAGTTCAGGCCAACGCGAGTTCATCATGCATGTGCCGAGTGCCTACAAGGGCGACAAGGCCGTACCGCTCGTTATTGACTACCACCCGATTGGCGGTTCAGGTTCAGGCCAGATGGGTAGCACGACCTACAAGAAACTCACCGACCCCGAAGGCGTTATTTCCTTGTACCCGCAAGGCACCACAAAGACGATGGGCCCGGGTTGGAACGTCGGTCCTTGCTGCTCCAACGACGATGACCTTGAGTTTACTCGTGAAATGATCAAGTATGTCAAAGAAAAAGCCTGTATCGACCCGCAGCGCATCTACGCAACCGGTTTCTCGATGGGTGGCGGTATGAGTAACCACGTGGCCTGCATGATGTCCGATGTCTTCGCCGCAGTTGCTCCGGCAGCTATGGACTTGAACAAGACCAACAGCGCCAAATGCACGAAGGCACGTCCGATTTCTGTCATCAACTTCCGCGGTACAGCTGACAACGTCTGCCGTTACCAGGGTGGCGATAGCGGCTTCAACGACGGTTTGAACTTCCTCGGCGCCGAAGGCACCTTCAAGTACTGGGCAGAAGCAGACGGTTGCACCGGCTCTCCGACAACGAACAAAGATGGTTGCCAGGAATACTCAAACTGCAAGGACGGCGTGAAGGTCGTGCTCTGCACCAAGCAGGGTGGTGGCCACGAACAGGGCAATGGCAATATCGGCTGGCCGTTCCTCAAGCAGTTCACGCTTCCGGCAGAATTCGTGAAGTAATGAATCAAGTTTGATTTCATAATTCATCCTATAGACACTACAAATCGCTCCGGCAAAAGCCGGAGCGATTCTTTTTTGCACCTAACGCTAGCGCAATTACCGGCAACAACCGCGCGGCAGTCCCTTCCCCAAACCACGCAACCATTTACATATCGCGCAATCGTCGTTACGAGAAAAAGGCCTCCACATCACATACTCAAAAGGGCCCCGGCTTTCGCCAGGACCCTAAGAAGTCTCTCATTTAAATTTTATCGTGTTACGTTGCGCTTTAAGCCTTGCGACTGACTATGCCGCGTTTTACCCGTATATGAAGCCCAAAGCGACAGCGACGACAAAGAAGAAAGCGATTTGCTTTACTACTACCAACTCGTTTTTATTCATGTATCACCACCTTTTTCGTTAGAGATTTATCCCCGTTCTTGCGGACAAAGAACACTCCCTTTGCCTGCTTACGGAGTTTTGCGTTTTCCCTCACTAGATTCATCGCTTCGTCCATGCCCTTTGCGGTAAATGAACTGAGCTTAATGCCCTGCATGTCGAACACACTAAAGTTGCTTTCGGCTTCGGTCATGCTAAAGCGTACATTCTTGATTCCGATAGGCGGCTGGGAACTGATGGCCTTGAACTCAACGTAGTCGATATCAATCCAGTCATTGGTGATTTCGAGCTTGAGTTCGTGTTCGCCCTTGGTGAGCGTTACCTTGCCACCTTCCACTTCGGTAAATGTATCAAAGCCCTTGCCTTCGTTTGCGATTTCCGTACCGACCTTCTTGTCATCGATGTAGAGGACAAAGCTACCGGTTCCGTTTTCGCCAGCGACATTGGCTGTAATTCCGTAGTCGCCATCGGCTTCAACATTCACAGTGTAC
This window harbors:
- a CDS encoding prolyl oligopeptidase family serine peptidase, whose translation is MTMSKFMAFTGTVALLSSLSFAWSISGVVQKESGQPLSGVKISSFNFAGFETVSAADGSFALSNDGIGIHGVAAPKASITFNHNVISISNVKAQTITVSVMDALGKVCASKTEHNIDGFMQVDLNKTMAKGAKFLRINADGNRATYQMGKTVTLMKEGDPLPFLQFAKDGYQNATYQAKAEIETGVIVRMTKASAQSSSSKKVESSSSAKPESSSEKAESSSSAKIEQIIVDCAGKTAKAGDQTVKLTVKGSSGQREFIMHVPSAYKGDKAVPLVIDYHPIGGSGSGQMGSTTYKKLTDPEGVISLYPQGTTKTMGPGWNVGPCCSNDDDLEFTREMIKYVKEKACIDPQRIYATGFSMGGGMSNHVACMMSDVFAAVAPAAMDLNKTNSAKCTKARPISVINFRGTADNVCRYQGGDSGFNDGLNFLGAEGTFKYWAEADGCTGSPTTNKDGCQEYSNCKDGVKVVLCTKQGGGHEQGNGNIGWPFLKQFTLPAEFVK